Proteins encoded within one genomic window of Gordonia crocea:
- a CDS encoding MCE family protein, with product MAIRYLNLTGIRYLDLQQKARAGVPLKPGTTIGVGSTTPSFDITQVFHGLAPVFAVMDPDDINRFAEGMLAIVEGDGSGFNETLGSVTKVLSLVNDQSQVIDVLVDNMTALSNAIHGNSRYIEPMITYIQRFGRILVGKSADLRNFADQTYAVVASLDDLIAAAGFEQGDTPGFNDLVRQVMPIGEAVVGILALTPGLLAAVNSVLPPTGTKASMQCSKGAAPIPDNLKLFLRGSQVTLCRR from the coding sequence TTGGCCATCCGCTACCTCAACCTCACCGGGATCCGCTACCTCGACCTGCAGCAGAAGGCGCGCGCCGGCGTGCCGCTGAAGCCGGGTACGACGATCGGCGTCGGCTCGACCACCCCGTCGTTCGACATCACGCAGGTCTTCCACGGCCTGGCCCCGGTGTTCGCGGTGATGGACCCCGACGACATCAACCGCTTCGCCGAGGGCATGCTCGCCATCGTCGAAGGGGACGGCTCGGGGTTCAACGAGACCCTCGGCTCGGTGACCAAGGTGCTCAGCCTGGTCAACGACCAATCGCAGGTCATCGACGTCCTCGTCGACAACATGACCGCCCTCTCGAACGCGATTCACGGCAACTCGCGCTACATCGAGCCGATGATCACCTACATCCAGCGCTTCGGCCGCATCCTCGTCGGGAAATCGGCTGATCTGCGCAACTTCGCCGACCAGACCTACGCCGTGGTCGCCAGCCTCGACGATCTGATCGCCGCCGCCGGGTTCGAGCAGGGCGACACCCCGGGGTTCAACGACCTGGTCCGCCAGGTCATGCCGATCGGCGAGGCGGTCGTCGGGATCCTGGCGTTGACCCCGGGGCTGCTGGCCGCGGTCAACTCGGTGCTGCCGCCCACGGGGACCAAGGCGTCGATGCAGTGCTCGAAAGGGGCCGCGCCCATCCCCGACAACCTCAAACTGTTCCTCCGCGGATCGCAGGTGACGCTATGTCGACGGTAA
- a CDS encoding MlaD family protein, translating to MTTAKRALIYLTIFAIIAIGGGIFVTNGILRPVAKADAEYTADFTNVSGLRVGNDVRRLGTRVGKVSPPSNCTATPAGTPPARGSRSA from the coding sequence GTGACCACCGCCAAACGCGCACTCATCTACCTGACGATCTTCGCCATCATCGCGATCGGTGGCGGCATCTTCGTCACCAACGGGATCCTGCGCCCGGTCGCCAAGGCCGACGCCGAGTACACCGCCGACTTCACCAACGTCTCCGGGCTGCGGGTCGGCAACGATGTGCGCCGGCTCGGCACCCGCGTCGGCAAGGTCTCACCGCCGTCGAACTGCACCGCGACCCCGGCGGGGACGCCACCAGCGCGCGGGTCACGTTCAGCCTGA
- a CDS encoding MlaE family ABC transporter permease encodes MGVPAAYRPTGLGWLYGLSGKAVEALANVGHFLSFAYYAVRYAPQAMWRFRGQTIRTVTDLAWGRGAIIVGGGTALVMAVLGLAAGATVAIVAHGTLSMLDLGPVAGSVSSYAITREFAPLLAALGFAVQAGCRMTAEIGSMRISEEIDALEVVGVHSIAFVVSTRVIAGIITILPTFLIAILAAYLSSAVVVQTRGESAGAYNHYFNQFINFPDLVYATLKVAIFIIVVIVIHCYKGYFAAGGPEGVGVASGRAIRASLVAIVALDLVLTLIFWGFNSPFVFRG; translated from the coding sequence ATGGGGGTACCCGCCGCCTATCGGCCGACTGGTTTGGGTTGGCTCTACGGCCTGTCCGGCAAGGCGGTCGAGGCGCTGGCCAACGTCGGCCACTTCCTCTCCTTCGCCTACTATGCGGTGCGCTATGCCCCGCAGGCCATGTGGCGGTTCCGGGGGCAGACCATCCGCACCGTCACCGATCTGGCCTGGGGGCGCGGCGCGATCATCGTCGGCGGCGGGACCGCGTTGGTCATGGCAGTCCTGGGGTTGGCCGCTGGGGCCACCGTCGCCATCGTCGCGCACGGCACCCTGAGCATGCTCGACCTCGGGCCAGTGGCCGGCAGCGTCTCCTCGTACGCCATCACCCGCGAGTTCGCACCGCTGCTGGCCGCCCTCGGATTCGCCGTGCAGGCGGGGTGTCGGATGACCGCGGAGATCGGCTCGATGCGGATCAGCGAGGAGATCGACGCGCTCGAAGTCGTCGGCGTCCACTCGATCGCCTTCGTCGTCTCGACCCGGGTCATCGCCGGGATCATCACGATCCTGCCGACCTTCCTGATCGCCATCCTCGCCGCCTACCTGTCCAGCGCCGTCGTCGTGCAGACGCGCGGGGAGTCGGCCGGGGCCTACAACCACTACTTCAACCAGTTCATCAACTTCCCCGACCTGGTCTACGCGACCCTGAAAGTCGCGATCTTCATCATCGTCGTCATCGTGATCCACTGCTACAAGGGCTATTTCGCCGCCGGCGGCCCAGAGGGCGTCGGGGTGGCCTCCGGCCGCGCGATCCGCGCCAGCCTGGTCGCCATCGTCGCCCTCGACCTGGTGCTCACGCTCATCTTCTGGGGCTTCAACTCCCCGTTCGTCTTCCGGGGGTAG
- a CDS encoding TIGR04338 family metallohydrolase, whose translation MTGSGRPADHGRSAVYAAERMVFGLFDNVGATRMARVGGADLTLPVEARFATLESIRDYVGRVVAMPAVVDRFPRAGEPVVVRARRGASAATYESVAGQPGVIAIPVAGGRWALRELVVLHELAHHLDDTSDAAHGAGFRAALIDLVSVVLGPEAGFAYRVIFAESGLPS comes from the coding sequence ATGACCGGGTCCGGGCGGCCCGCCGACCACGGCCGCAGTGCGGTGTACGCGGCCGAGCGGATGGTGTTCGGACTGTTCGACAACGTCGGGGCCACCCGCATGGCCCGGGTGGGCGGCGCCGATCTGACGCTTCCGGTGGAGGCGCGGTTCGCGACGCTGGAGTCGATCCGCGACTATGTCGGCCGGGTGGTGGCGATGCCGGCGGTGGTCGACCGGTTTCCCCGCGCCGGCGAGCCGGTCGTCGTCCGGGCCCGCCGCGGGGCGTCGGCGGCCACCTACGAATCCGTGGCCGGGCAACCCGGTGTCATCGCCATTCCGGTGGCCGGCGGACGGTGGGCCTTGCGGGAGCTGGTGGTGCTGCACGAGTTGGCCCACCACCTCGACGACACTTCCGATGCCGCCCACGGGGCCGGGTTCCGGGCCGCCCTGATCGACCTCGTTTCCGTCGTCCTGGGGCCCGAGGCGGGCTTTGCCTACCGGGTGATCTTTGCCGAAAGCGGCCTGCCGTCGTAG
- a CDS encoding DUF2786 domain-containing protein, translating to MRDDKTLARIAALLRQAEGTDNEHEAQTFMAAAQRMATAAAIDLAVARSHDPAARERSVPVARQITIGTAGKRGLRTYVQLFVAIARANDVTVDVAHNSTFVLAYGFDTDVDTVEALYSSLLVQMVAASDAYLKSGAYKGERAARVVRRGSGWRSRRVVEETALSPITARLNFQSAFAERVGARLSTARDEARAEATRSERDSGGSSTAIALRHKEVEVADFYSEQSSARGRWRPARAEAGYSEAARRAGDRAGRRARLGDQQRFGSSRGAIEG from the coding sequence ATGCGCGACGACAAGACGCTGGCCCGAATCGCAGCTCTGCTGCGGCAGGCCGAAGGCACCGACAACGAGCACGAGGCCCAGACGTTCATGGCGGCGGCCCAGCGGATGGCCACCGCCGCGGCCATCGACCTCGCAGTCGCCCGGTCGCACGACCCCGCGGCACGCGAGCGGTCGGTCCCGGTCGCCCGGCAGATCACGATCGGGACGGCCGGCAAGCGCGGGTTGCGGACCTACGTGCAGTTGTTCGTCGCGATCGCGCGGGCCAACGACGTCACCGTCGACGTCGCGCACAACTCCACGTTCGTCCTCGCCTACGGCTTTGACACCGATGTCGACACGGTGGAGGCGCTCTACAGTTCGCTGCTCGTGCAGATGGTCGCGGCCAGTGATGCCTACCTGAAGTCCGGCGCCTACAAGGGGGAGCGCGCGGCCCGGGTGGTGCGCCGCGGCAGCGGGTGGCGTTCGCGCCGGGTCGTCGAGGAGACGGCGCTGTCGCCGATCACCGCCCGGCTGAACTTCCAATCCGCCTTCGCTGAACGGGTGGGGGCGCGGCTGAGCACCGCCCGCGACGAGGCGCGGGCGGAGGCGACCCGCTCAGAACGTGACTCCGGCGGGTCGTCGACGGCAATCGCGTTGCGCCACAAAGAGGTCGAAGTCGCCGACTTCTACTCCGAGCAGTCGAGCGCCCGCGGCAGGTGGCGCCCGGCCCGGGCCGAGGCCGGCTATTCCGAGGCCGCCCGCCGCGCCGGCGACCGGGCGGGGCGGCGGGCGCGGCTCGGCGACCAACAGCGTTTCGGCTCCTCCCGCGGCGCCATCGAGGGATGA
- a CDS encoding acyl-CoA dehydrogenase family protein: MTIPAFSERSNAYRDQLLEFMDTRVYPGERLYHQQMAAVADPHFQPPILEELKSQARSAGLWNLFHPYSEWGPGLSNLDYAPLAEIMGRSEIAPEVFNCNAPDTGNMEVLTLYGTDEHKERWLKPLLAGEIRSAFAMTEPAVASSDATNIEMSMRRDGDSYILNGRKWFASNAMHPHCRVLIVMGKTDPTAATHRQQSMMVVPIDAPGITVVRNLPVFGYHDREGHAEITFTDVRVPAADVLAGEGEGFAIAQARLGPGRIHHCMRTVGMAERTLELMCQRAAQRVTFGKPLAARGNIQDWIAEARIEIEMVRLLTLKAAHMMDTVGNKAAATEIAAIKVAAPEMALKLLDRAIQVFGGAGVTDDYPLASAYAHLRTLRLADGPDEVHKRSIARWELRRHAPS; this comes from the coding sequence ATGACGATCCCCGCCTTCTCCGAACGCAGCAACGCCTACCGGGACCAACTCCTGGAGTTCATGGACACCCGGGTCTATCCGGGTGAGCGGCTCTACCACCAGCAGATGGCGGCGGTGGCCGACCCGCACTTCCAGCCGCCGATCCTCGAAGAGCTCAAGTCGCAGGCCCGCTCGGCCGGGCTGTGGAACCTCTTCCACCCCTACTCCGAGTGGGGGCCGGGGCTGTCCAACCTGGACTACGCGCCGCTGGCCGAGATCATGGGCCGCAGCGAGATCGCCCCCGAGGTGTTCAACTGCAACGCCCCCGACACCGGGAACATGGAGGTCCTGACGCTCTACGGCACCGACGAGCACAAGGAGCGCTGGCTCAAACCGCTGCTGGCCGGCGAGATCCGGTCGGCGTTCGCGATGACCGAACCGGCGGTGGCCAGTTCGGATGCCACCAACATCGAGATGTCGATGCGTCGCGACGGTGACTCCTATATCCTCAACGGCCGAAAGTGGTTCGCCTCCAACGCGATGCACCCGCACTGCCGGGTGCTCATCGTCATGGGCAAGACCGATCCGACGGCGGCCACCCACCGCCAACAATCGATGATGGTCGTGCCCATCGACGCCCCCGGGATCACCGTCGTGCGGAACCTGCCGGTCTTCGGCTACCACGACCGGGAGGGGCACGCCGAGATCACCTTCACCGACGTGCGGGTGCCCGCCGCCGACGTGCTAGCCGGGGAGGGGGAGGGGTTCGCGATCGCGCAGGCCCGCCTCGGACCGGGCCGCATCCACCACTGCATGCGCACCGTCGGGATGGCCGAGCGGACCTTGGAGCTGATGTGCCAACGGGCCGCCCAGCGCGTCACCTTCGGCAAACCGTTGGCGGCGCGGGGGAACATCCAGGACTGGATTGCCGAGGCGCGCATCGAGATCGAGATGGTGCGGCTGTTGACGCTCAAGGCCGCGCACATGATGGACACGGTCGGCAACAAGGCCGCCGCCACCGAGATCGCCGCCATCAAGGTCGCGGCGCCGGAAATGGCCCTCAAGCTGCTCGATCGCGCCATCCAGGTGTTCGGCGGGGCCGGCGTCACCGACGACTACCCGCTCGCCAGCGCCTACGCCCACCTGCGCACCCTGCGGCTGGCCGACGGTCCCGACGAGGTGCACAAACGGTCCATCGCGCGCTGGGAACTGCGCCGCCACGCCCCGTCCTGA
- a CDS encoding SDR family oxidoreductase: MELDGRVAIVTGAASGIGAALTHELVRRSARVVVADLDADATERATAALPAGTAVAAAGDTSDPAVIAAQIAVATEAFGPVDLYFANAGIGVGSGLGTAADWTRSIDVNLLAHVRAAQALIPGWVERGGGYFVSTASAAGLLSQIGSATYSTTKHAVVGFAEWLSITYGDAGVGVSCVCPMGVDTALLRPARPVDDQEALMLRTVESAGPVHTPESVAATVLDAVEQDRFLVLPHPEVLEMYRGKGADYGRWLGGMRRLHSAVRQSISKGNR, from the coding sequence GTGGAGCTTGATGGACGGGTAGCGATTGTCACCGGAGCGGCCAGTGGGATCGGGGCCGCGCTGACACACGAACTGGTCCGACGATCGGCGCGCGTCGTCGTCGCCGATCTCGACGCCGACGCCACCGAGCGTGCGACGGCGGCCCTGCCCGCCGGGACCGCGGTGGCGGCTGCGGGCGACACCTCCGACCCGGCGGTGATCGCCGCCCAGATCGCGGTCGCCACGGAGGCATTCGGCCCGGTGGACCTGTACTTCGCCAACGCCGGGATCGGTGTCGGGTCGGGCCTGGGCACCGCGGCGGACTGGACGCGCAGCATCGACGTCAACCTGCTCGCGCACGTCCGGGCGGCGCAGGCGCTGATCCCCGGTTGGGTCGAGCGGGGCGGCGGCTACTTCGTCAGTACCGCATCGGCGGCCGGGCTGCTCTCCCAGATCGGGTCGGCGACGTACTCGACCACGAAGCACGCCGTCGTCGGCTTCGCCGAATGGCTGTCGATCACCTACGGCGACGCCGGCGTCGGCGTCAGCTGCGTGTGCCCCATGGGGGTCGACACGGCGCTGTTGCGCCCCGCGCGGCCCGTCGACGACCAGGAGGCGCTGATGCTGCGCACCGTCGAATCGGCCGGGCCGGTGCACACCCCGGAGTCGGTGGCGGCGACCGTCCTCGACGCCGTGGAACAGGACCGGTTCCTCGTCCTCCCGCATCCCGAGGTCCTCGAGATGTACCGCGGCAAAGGGGCCGACTACGGCCGGTGGCTCGGCGGAATGCGCCGGCTGCACAGTGCCGTGCGGCAATCGATCAGCAAAGGAAACCGATGA
- the rplA gene encoding 50S ribosomal protein L1 codes for MAQRSKAYRAAAEKVDKDALYSPLEAAQLAKDTGSKNTDSTVEVAIRLGVDPRKADQLVRGTVNLPHGTGKTARVIVFATGDKAAEATAAGADEVGAEDLIEKIQGGWLEFDAAIATPDQMAKVGRIARVLGPRGLMPNPKTGTVTADVTKAVADIKGGKINFRVDKAANLHFVIGKASFSAEQLAENYGAAYDEIMRAKPSAAKGRYIKKVTVSTTTGPGIPVDPSVTRNFAVPAQA; via the coding sequence ATGGCACAACGAAGCAAGGCCTACCGCGCCGCCGCGGAAAAGGTCGACAAGGACGCGCTGTACAGCCCGCTGGAAGCTGCGCAGCTCGCCAAGGACACCGGTTCGAAGAACACCGACTCGACCGTCGAGGTCGCCATCCGCCTGGGTGTCGATCCCCGCAAGGCCGACCAGCTGGTGCGCGGCACTGTCAACCTGCCGCACGGCACCGGTAAGACCGCCCGCGTCATCGTGTTCGCCACCGGCGACAAGGCCGCCGAGGCGACCGCCGCGGGTGCCGACGAGGTCGGCGCCGAGGACCTGATCGAGAAGATCCAGGGCGGCTGGCTGGAGTTCGACGCCGCGATCGCCACCCCGGACCAGATGGCCAAGGTCGGCCGGATCGCCCGTGTGCTCGGCCCGCGCGGCCTCATGCCGAACCCGAAGACCGGTACCGTGACCGCCGACGTCACCAAGGCCGTCGCCGACATCAAGGGCGGCAAGATCAACTTCCGCGTCGACAAGGCCGCCAACCTGCACTTCGTGATCGGCAAGGCGTCCTTCTCCGCCGAGCAGCTCGCGGAGAACTACGGCGCCGCCTACGACGAGATCATGCGCGCCAAGCCGTCGGCCGCCAAGGGCCGCTACATCAAGAAGGTCACCGTGTCGACGACGACGGGCCCGGGCATCCCGGTCGATCCGTCGGTGACGCGCAACTTCGCGGTGCCGGCCCAGGCGTGA
- the rplK gene encoding 50S ribosomal protein L11, which yields MPPKKKKIAGIIKLQIQAGQANPAPPVGPALGQHSVNIMEFCKAYNAATENQRGNVIPVEIFVYEDRSFDFKLKTPPAAKLLLKAAGLQKGSGEPHVNKVGKVTMDQVREIAKTKAEDLNANDIDQAAKIIAGTARSMGITVEG from the coding sequence ATGCCTCCCAAGAAGAAGAAGATCGCCGGGATCATCAAGCTCCAGATCCAGGCGGGCCAGGCCAATCCGGCTCCGCCGGTGGGTCCGGCGCTGGGTCAGCACAGCGTGAACATCATGGAGTTCTGCAAGGCTTACAACGCCGCGACTGAGAATCAGCGCGGCAACGTGATCCCGGTGGAAATCTTCGTGTACGAAGACCGCTCGTTTGATTTCAAGCTGAAGACCCCGCCCGCTGCCAAGCTGCTGCTCAAGGCTGCTGGTCTGCAGAAGGGCTCCGGCGAGCCGCATGTGAACAAGGTCGGCAAGGTCACCATGGACCAGGTCCGTGAGATCGCCAAGACCAAGGCCGAGGATCTCAACGCCAACGACATCGATCAGGCTGCGAAGATCATCGCCGGTACCGCCCGCTCCATGGGCATCACCGTCGAGGGCTAA
- the nusG gene encoding transcription termination/antitermination protein NusG yields MTTPENEIESTEDTTSAGEATAQTDDAVVEATDDAVVEATDEIVEADADEADSDDETPAADADAEGADDEDDPVEAMRRKLRFAPGEWYVIHSYAGYENKVKANLETRVQNLDLEEYIFQVEVPTEEVTEIKNGQPKKVNRKILPGYILVRMDLNDESWGAVRNTPGVTGFVGLTSRPSPLTLDEVLKFLVPRTEPKKAAATAKGGADVAAAAAAVTAPIEVDFEVGESVTVMDGPFATLPASISEVNAEQRKVKVLVSIFGRETPVELAFNQVEKI; encoded by the coding sequence GTGACCACCCCCGAGAACGAGATCGAATCGACCGAGGACACCACCTCGGCGGGTGAGGCCACCGCCCAGACCGATGACGCCGTCGTGGAGGCGACCGATGACGCCGTCGTGGAGGCGACCGACGAGATTGTCGAGGCCGACGCCGATGAGGCCGACTCCGACGATGAGACCCCCGCTGCGGACGCCGATGCTGAGGGCGCCGACGACGAGGACGATCCGGTCGAGGCGATGCGCCGTAAGCTGCGGTTCGCGCCCGGCGAGTGGTACGTGATCCACTCCTACGCCGGCTACGAGAACAAGGTGAAGGCCAACCTCGAGACCCGTGTGCAGAACCTGGACCTCGAGGAGTACATCTTCCAGGTTGAGGTGCCCACCGAAGAGGTCACCGAGATCAAGAACGGCCAGCCCAAGAAGGTCAACCGCAAGATCCTCCCCGGCTACATCCTGGTGCGGATGGATCTGAACGACGAGTCGTGGGGCGCCGTGCGCAACACCCCCGGCGTCACCGGCTTCGTCGGCCTGACGTCGCGGCCCTCGCCGCTGACCCTCGACGAGGTGCTCAAGTTCTTGGTCCCGCGCACCGAGCCCAAGAAGGCCGCCGCCACGGCCAAGGGTGGTGCCGACGTGGCTGCCGCGGCGGCCGCGGTCACCGCGCCGATCGAGGTCGATTTCGAGGTCGGCGAGTCGGTCACCGTCATGGACGGCCCGTTCGCGACCCTGCCCGCGTCGATCAGCGAGGTCAACGCCGAGCAGCGCAAGGTCAAGGTGCTCGTCTCGATCTTCGGCCGCGAAACGCCGGTCGAGCTCGCGTTCAACCAGGTCGAGAAGATCTAG
- the secE gene encoding preprotein translocase subunit SecE, whose amino-acid sequence MSKRDRAAKSKAKADDAVDAAVDTLDDDVEELRPTGKRAGSSRRTSRTDKASETESAGRRNPFVVVWEFLKQVVAEMKKVIWPTRRETIVFTLIVLVFVILFTAFIAGLDIGFGQLMLLIFGK is encoded by the coding sequence TTGAGCAAGCGCGATCGAGCTGCCAAGAGCAAGGCGAAGGCCGACGACGCCGTCGACGCTGCGGTTGACACGCTCGACGACGACGTCGAGGAACTGCGGCCGACCGGCAAGCGCGCCGGTTCGTCGCGTCGCACGTCGCGGACCGACAAAGCCTCTGAGACGGAGTCCGCTGGCCGGCGCAACCCGTTTGTCGTGGTGTGGGAGTTCCTGAAGCAGGTCGTCGCCGAGATGAAGAAGGTCATCTGGCCGACTCGGCGGGAGACCATCGTCTTCACGCTGATCGTCCTGGTCTTCGTCATCCTGTTCACCGCGTTCATCGCGGGCCTGGACATCGGCTTCGGTCAGCTCATGCTCTTGATCTTCGGCAAGTAA
- a CDS encoding fused (3R)-hydroxyacyl-ACP dehydratase subunits HadA/HadB: MFSGNDSTGDAENLSPEELAERTAGLVGFHYTVDDYYQVGREEVRKHATAVQDAHPTHWSESAAREYGYDSLVAAPTFVSVFGITAQRYLFEGVVQGYDLWQIMQTDQRLIYHQPMKVGDQLICDVSLESFRHISKPENLDMLVSKNVIWNQHGEPVMTTYTSLVARTGVEVPAELVDSLDHVMMKVDEFGKPDKTVNRTAGQKGQPDPTGSPSAGKAIDFDTLTVGQEFEPKSFQLTRGNLVNYAGVVGDPNPIHFSDEVVKAAGLDGVVAHGMQTMGLGATYVSEFIGDPGAFCEYNVRFTSPVYVPADDYASVDFTAKVKSLDPETRKGTIALVAKQGDRKIFGRATVVVQFN, encoded by the coding sequence GTGTTTTCCGGAAACGACTCCACCGGCGACGCGGAGAATTTGTCCCCCGAGGAACTCGCGGAGCGCACCGCGGGCCTCGTCGGATTCCACTACACCGTCGACGACTACTACCAGGTCGGTCGCGAAGAGGTCCGCAAGCACGCCACAGCCGTGCAGGACGCGCACCCGACGCACTGGAGCGAGAGCGCCGCGCGCGAATACGGCTACGACAGCCTCGTCGCGGCACCGACCTTCGTGTCGGTCTTCGGCATCACCGCGCAGCGGTATCTCTTCGAAGGAGTCGTCCAGGGCTACGACCTCTGGCAGATCATGCAGACCGACCAGCGCCTGATCTACCACCAACCGATGAAGGTCGGCGACCAGCTCATCTGCGACGTGTCGCTGGAGTCCTTCCGCCACATCAGCAAGCCCGAGAACCTCGACATGCTGGTCAGCAAGAACGTCATCTGGAACCAGCACGGCGAGCCCGTGATGACTACCTACACGTCGCTGGTGGCGCGGACCGGCGTCGAGGTCCCCGCCGAGCTGGTCGACTCGCTCGACCACGTGATGATGAAGGTCGACGAGTTCGGCAAGCCGGACAAGACGGTCAATCGCACGGCCGGGCAAAAGGGGCAGCCCGACCCGACCGGGTCGCCGAGCGCCGGTAAGGCCATCGATTTCGACACGCTGACCGTCGGCCAGGAGTTCGAGCCCAAGTCCTTCCAGCTGACCCGCGGCAACCTGGTCAACTACGCCGGCGTCGTCGGCGACCCCAACCCGATCCATTTCTCCGACGAGGTGGTCAAGGCTGCGGGTCTCGACGGCGTCGTCGCGCATGGCATGCAGACGATGGGCCTCGGGGCGACCTACGTGTCGGAGTTCATCGGCGATCCGGGTGCGTTCTGTGAGTACAACGTGCGCTTCACCAGCCCGGTGTACGTCCCGGCCGACGACTACGCCTCGGTGGATTTCACCGCCAAGGTCAAGTCGCTGGACCCGGAGACGCGCAAGGGCACCATTGCGCTGGTGGCGAAGCAGGGCGACCGCAAGATTTTTGGTCGCGCCACCGTCGTCGTGCAGTTCAACTGA
- the rpmG gene encoding 50S ribosomal protein L33: MASSTDVRPKITLACEVCKHRNYITKKNRRNDPDRLEIKKFCPNCGKHQAHKESR, translated from the coding sequence GTGGCCTCCTCGACTGACGTTCGCCCCAAGATCACCCTGGCGTGCGAGGTGTGCAAGCACCGCAACTACATCACCAAGAAGAATCGGCGCAACGACCCCGATCGGCTTGAGATCAAGAAGTTCTGCCCCAACTGCGGCAAGCATCAGGCCCACAAAGAGTCGCGCTGA
- a CDS encoding YajQ family cyclic di-GMP-binding protein — protein MADSSFDVVSKFDRQEVDNALNQAAKELSQRYDFRGTNTGIEWSGEDGIVITSDAEERAQAALEVFREKLIRRDISLKAFEAGEPASSGKVFKITGTLKQGIDTEHAKKITKIIRDEGPKGVKAQIQGEEVRVSSKKRDDLQAVIALLKGSDLDVALQFVNYR, from the coding sequence ATGGCAGATTCATCGTTCGACGTGGTCAGCAAGTTCGATCGCCAGGAGGTCGACAACGCCCTCAACCAGGCCGCCAAGGAGTTGTCGCAGCGGTACGACTTCCGCGGCACCAACACCGGAATCGAGTGGTCCGGCGAGGATGGGATCGTCATCACCTCCGATGCCGAGGAGCGGGCCCAGGCCGCGCTCGAGGTCTTCCGGGAGAAGCTGATCCGCCGCGACATCTCGCTGAAGGCCTTCGAGGCCGGCGAACCCGCCTCCTCCGGGAAGGTGTTCAAGATCACCGGCACCCTGAAGCAGGGCATCGACACCGAGCACGCGAAGAAGATCACCAAGATCATCCGCGACGAGGGGCCCAAGGGCGTCAAGGCGCAGATCCAGGGCGAGGAGGTGCGCGTGTCGAGCAAGAAGCGCGACGACCTCCAGGCCGTCATCGCGTTGCTGAAGGGCTCCGATCTCGACGTCGCGCTGCAGTTTGTGAACTACCGCTAA